The Polyangiaceae bacterium region ATCAGTTGGGGGGGGTGGTCTGGCCATCTCGTGTCTCGTGACCCATCATCACGATCGACTTCTACCGGGCGCTGCCCGAGACGCCCCCCGAGTTCATCAACGAGCGCCTGCTGTCCGACCTGATGCTCGCCGAGCGGGCGATGCTCTACGTCGGCGGTGCGGGGTCGTGCATGGGCTGCGGCGAGGCCACCGCGCTGCGCATGATGCTGGCAGCGACCGGCTTCGTCCACGGGCCGGAGAGCGTCGGCATCGTCGCCTCGACCGGCTGCAACACGGTGTACTCGTCGACCTACCCCTACAACCCGTTCCTCGTCCCGTGGACCAACTCGCTGTTCGAGAACGGCCCGGCCGACGCGATCGGCGTGCGGCTGCGCTGGGATCAGCGCGGCTGGCACGACAAGAAGCTGTGGGTGGTCGGCGGCGACGGCGCGATGCTCGACATCGGCTTCCAGTCGCTGTCGCGCATGCTCGCCTCCGGCCTCGACATCAATGTCCTGGTGCTCGACACCCAGGTCTACAGCAACACCGGCGGCCAAGCCTCGACGGCAACATTCCTCGGCCAGAACACCAAGATGTCGACCCACGGCAAGGCCCGCCCCGGCAAGGTCGAACGCCGCAAGGAGCTCGGCCAGCTCTGCCTGATGCACCCGGATGTGTACGTCGCGCAGACCACCGCCGCGCATATGAACCACTTCTACCGCGCGATCCTCGACGCCAATGAGTACCCCGGCCCGGCGGTCATCAACGTGTTCACCACCTGCCAACCGGAACACGGTGTCGCCGACGACATGTCGGGCGCGCAGGCGCGGCTCGCGGTGGACACCCGCGCATTCCCGCTGTTCGTGCACGATCCACGCAAGGGCGAGTCGATCGCCGAGCGGCTGTCCCTGCGCGGGAACCCGGCGATGAACGACGATTGGTTGTTCGACAGGAAGAGCGGCGCGGCGACGACGTTCGTGGACTTCGCGCGGTCGGAGGGGCGGTTTGCCAAGCACTTCGATGCGGAGGGGAAGCCGAGCGAGGCGTTGCTGGCGGGGGAGCGGGATCGGCTGCGGAATTGGCGCCAGCTGCAGGAGTTGGCGGGGATTCGGTAGGGGGGTGTGGGTGTGAGTGCGCGAGGAGGCTCGCTATGAACCGAGTGCTCGTGCCTGCGCCTGCCGTTGGGCCGGGAGTTTTTGGGTAAGGATAACTCCTGAGTGTGAATGCACGTCGAGTTTCCCGATCGGAGGGGCTTGACGGGACTGCTTGGCGAATCTAGCTTCAATGTGTCTGAAGTGTGGCGCCGCGAAGTGTGGCGCCGCGAAGTGTGGCGCCGCGAAGTGTGGCGCCGCGAAGTGTGGCGCCGCGAGTTTGGAAAGGAGTACTCGATGGCGACAACGACGGTGAAGGTGGCCGACCACATGTCGGTCATCTTTCGGGGATTGACCGCGACTCAAACGGGCTGGGGTACTCCCCCGAGGTCCCTGAACAGCGCGGGCACGAGCGAGTTGAACTCAACCCAGCACGTCAGCATGGTGGGGGCGAACAGTGTGGCGCTGAGCGTGACACTTCACGCGACGTCTTTTGCTGCCGCTGGCAGCGGCTCGCTCGGCGTCGAGGTGGTCCTGGAACAGAGCAACGACCGGTCGAATTGGTTTGAGGTAGACCCTAGCTCTCGATCGTCCTTTCCCGGAAGCGGCCAACAACACGCAATCGATACTGTGGGCCAGACGATTAGTTTGTCCTTTTCGAACAAAGTAACCATGGCGTGGGTCCGAGTGACATTTCTGATAACATCGTATGGGGCCGCGCTGGCCGCGAACGATTTCGGCGTCGTTTCTTGCGACCTCACGGCATCTCTCTTGTGAGTGTTCGAAATGACGATTCAGGCCAAGCGCATTGCCGCAGGTATCCTAGCCGAGTCGCGTGTTGTTGGCTTGGGCCAGTTCACGCGGTTGTCCAATTCCTCGGACTGGTTCGAATCGAGGGCGGGGACATCGCCTGAACACGCTAATCACCTAGTGCTCAGCATTCTCGTTGAGTCGGCTACTCTCACTGCGTCATCCTCCGAAGAGCTTGCGATCGATCTGTTCGACAGTTTCGCACCTGACGCACTAGTGGGCTGGAACCACATAGCATCACTTGTGGGTCCTTCTACAGCTAACCACATATTTGGCCCGGGGCTGTACGAGTTCCTGTACCCGTACCCTACCACGCCCCCGACCAACCCCTACTTGCGCTTGCAGTTTAGTATCGACGATGAAATGGCGGCGGGCAACCTCGTGCCGTACCCAGCATCTGGCTCACAGTTCACAGGAACGTGTTGGGTCTCCATGACTCACCTCTAGAGTGCTCAATGATGATGACCATTGTGACATCTTGGACAGTGCTTCTGGCGCTGTGCGTTTCGCTCAAGGCGCAAAACTACACGACGATCCCACCAGGTTTGTTGACGCAGGAGGCGTCGCACGGTGTTCAAGACCTTGGAAGGTACCCTGAAATGCGGTTCCAGTTGCTGGATTCTGATGTACTCACGCCGATGCAAGTGCTCGAGTTGGCGTGTCGACGAGACGGCCATCGGGACGCAAGCAGCGCATGGTTTGCCGGGCGCAGCTGGGCGAACGTGCAGCTCGTCATGGGAGAGCGTGACCAAAGTGCGCAGGCCTTTTCTCTGAACTTGGCGTCCAACGTGACGCGAGTCTTCAGCGCATCGGTTAGTTGGCCTGATCACTCCGTTGGGCCTCGCACCTCGGTCCCGCATCCGTGGGCCACCGATGTGGTCTTTCCTTTCAGCGTTCCCTGGTCCTACTCGGGAAAGCGATCTGGAATGACCGTGGATCTTACCTTTCGGGGTGGTACACTGACAAACAGTAGTCCGTGGACCGCGGAGCACTATCTGCTCGATGGCGCGTTGGCCGCGAAAGAGCTGTGGAGCCAGGGATTCATAGTTGGCGACACCACAAACCCGAGATGTATGTCTGCGTGGGGCACGCCCCTAGCGGTGCCAAACGTGATCACTACAGCTGCAGGACAAGTGGGCGTAGTAGCGCGGATAC contains the following coding sequences:
- a CDS encoding pentapeptide repeat-containing protein; amino-acid sequence: MSPSSTPFQTRGATLRGATLRGATLRGATLRGATLQTH